The genomic interval CTAATCCAGGCCCTCGAACAGCAGCGAGAACAGGATGTTGGTCGTGGGCTTCGCCCCGCTGCTCGACACGATCTTGAGGCACCAGCGGTCCGCCGCCTCGAAGACGACGCTGTTGACGAGGTCGGCCGCTTGGTTGGAACCGGCCCCGGCGATCGTGCAGGTCAGGGCCGTGCCGGTGAACAGGTTCTGGAGCGTGACGGTCCAGCTTGCTCCCGCGCCCGGTGCGTCCTGCGTCACGACCCGCAAATCGCGGAACCGCCCTCGCCGGCCGGCCGCGGCATAGACCTCGCTCTGGTGGCTGCCGACGAGGGCGTTGGTGAAGTACCGCGTCGCCCCGGCCGGAAAGGCGCCCGGCCCGCTGTTGCCGGCGATCACCTGCGCCGTCAGCACCGGGACGTCCGCGACGGTGATCCGACCGGGAAAGGCGACCCGCCCTGTCGCGCGCGCGATCCGCAGCGCCTCGAACCAGTCGCCGCCATTCGGGGAGACCTTCACGCGAAAGTCGTCGTCACCGGTGAGGCCGATCTCGGCGCGGGCAGAGAACCCGGTCTGCATCAGCAGCGAGAGAGTGTTGCCGGCCGCCTGCTTGTTCAGGGTGTAGCGCAGATCGCCGCTGCCACCCTCGGCGACGGTCAGCGCGGTCCAGAGCGCCTTGTTGAGCTTGGCCGCGAAGGGATTGTCCGCATCCGCCCCGGTGCCGAGCCCGAGGCGGGTCAGATTGTTCAGGGCAGCGATGGTCGCGCGGAACGGCATCCAGGCCGAGCCGGTGAAGGTGTAGAGTTCGGACTCGTCCGCGACATAGGCCGTCCAGCCCGCAAGCGGCTTGAGGGATAGCCACGCACCGTCTTGGAAGCGGGCGATACGCCCGGCCCAGCCGGTCCAGGCTCCGCTCGGGTTGCCGGAGACGATCAGGTAGCGGTCGCCCTCGGCGGGGCTCGCAGGCGGGGCAGCCCGGTCCTTGTCGAGGACGGCGAGCTGCACCAGCGCGTCGAGCAGTGCCAGTGCCTCGTTGTGGGTGACATGCTTCTGCGCTTGCCCTCCCGCGATCAGCGGCAGGGCAAGGCTCGGGGTCGTGTCGGCCATGGGCCACTCCGGAGGTGTCAGATGTCAGATGGTCCGCAGGCTCACCCGCGCCCGGCGGGCGGGGCCGGAGCCGGCAATCGGGCCGATCGGCACCAATGCGGCGTCGATCTCGGTGCGGCGCGCGCCGAAATCGGCGATCTCGTCGGCGCTGGCGTAGAGCGCGCTCGTCGTATCGGTGCTCAGGCTGCGCAGAATCCGCCCGTCCTCGGCGAGGATGTCGAGGCGGTAGGCGTCCTCGCCCGGCGGCACATCGGCCGGCTCCCAGGCGTCGGCATCGCGCCGCGCCCGCCGGGTCCAATGGAAGCGGATGCCGCTGGCCTCGCGCCGAGCGCGCAGGTGAACCGGGCGCAAGGGGAGGAAAGCGGTGAGGTCGGCCGTCGCCGCGAAGCTGACGAAAGCGGGATCGGCCGGATCGCGCTCCGCCGGACCGACCCGGTAGAGGAAGCGGCGGCCGGCCTCGTCGAGCCGATCGACGAGGGGCCGGACGGCGCCGTCGTCGAGGCGCACGATCAGGCTCCCCGCGCCCGCCGAACGGCCTGCCGCGGCCTCGCTGCCGGCCAACCCCCGCAGCAGGCCCGAGAGCCGCCAGGTGCCGGACCCGATCAGTTCGGCTCTCGCCGCGGACAGGATCTCGACCGCCCCATCCGCGCCGATCACCGCGAACAGGTTGCCGCCGGCCAGGGCGGCAGCCTCGCCGATCGCGCTCAACCCATCCGCGTGGCGCAGGGTGACGTCGAGACGGGCGTTGCGGTCGAAGCGCCAGAGCGGGCCGGGCGGCAGCGGGGTCAGCGTGCGGCCGAGGCAGGCCGGATGCTCGAGGGTGCGGTGGAGCGCGAACGGCGCGCCCTCCCCGGACGAGCGCCAGACCGCGACGGCGCCGGGCCAGGGATCGGCCGAGACCGCGAGATAGGCGAGCGGCACCGGATCGCCGCGTTCCACCGGGAGGACCAGCGGCAAAGCGAAGACCGGCCCCGGCACCGCCGGCGGCCTCCGGCCCGTTCGCGGAACCGGCACGGCGGGCCCGGAATCGGGCCGGGCAAGCGGCACGGCCCGGGTCTCGATCCGACGACCCGTGGGCGCGTCGTCGATCCGCACGATCCGGTAAAGCGTCCCGCCCTTCCCGTCCGGGAGCGCCACCACATCGCCGGGCTCCAGATCGATCCGGCGCGGGCTCACCCCGAAGGCAGCCGTGTCCCGGCCGGCGAGCGCCGCGTCGAGGACGGTTTCCGCCAGCGCCTGCACGGCGTCGCGCCGGGTGACGATGGCCGCGTCAACGCGCACCTCCTGCCGCCGCGCGCCGGCCGGGCGCGCGGCGGATGCGGTCGCGCGGCGGTAATCCGGGCTCTCGCCGTCGGAAAAGCCGATCGCGACGGAGCGCGGCAACTCGCTTTCCTGCGCCCGCATCCGGCGCAGGGGCGCCGCCTCGCCCTCGCCGAGAACGAGGTCGCCCGCGTCCAGCATGGCGGGTGCGCTCGTGCGCCCGTCGCGAATCCGCAGGGTCCCCCCGGAGACCGAGACGTCGAAGTTGAACAGCCGGGCGAGCGGCTCCAGCGCCTCGCGGGCGGAGAGCGGCCGGTCGAGTACGGCCCCATCGAGGAAGCCGGCGGCATGGATGTCGAGGGGCGCGTCGATGCCGAGATCGGCCAGGATCGCCGCGATCAGCCGGTCGAGTTCCAGCCCCTCGATCCGGCCGGTGATCCAGTGGCCGAGCGCCCAGTTGGCGGCGTCCGACCACAGGCTGGTGAAATCGGGGAAGGCCGGAAACGGCCGGGCATCCCAGGCCCAGACGTAGATGTCGTCGGCCGGGATCATCCGGCCGCCATAGACGGGCGAGACCGGATTATGAGCCGGCTCGAAACCATCGGCCTCAGGGTCGAAGCGCGAGAGGATCGCGTCGAGGCCGCGGGCCTGGATCAGGTCATCGCGACCACCACGGGAGAAGGGCGGAGCGGCATTCTCGGACGATTTCGGATCGGGGAAGACGTTGGGCCCGTTGGTGCCGCGATCGACCGCCGGGATGCCGATCTCGGTCAGCCAGATCGGCTTGGAGCCCGGCACCCAGGCCGTCGGCCCGGTCTCGACACCACCGCTGCGCTCGCCATGCGGGTTCGACCACCACGCGACGAGATCCTTGGCCCGGTAGATCCACGGCTTACCGTGGGCGCCGTCGGTGATCGGCGTTCGGCGCTGCGCGACGCGATCCTCGGGGCTGGCATAGTACCAGTCGAACGCCTCGCCTGCGCCGAGACGGTTCTTGAGATAGGCGCGGTCGTAGAGGTTCGCGGCCTCCGCGGCGTCGCGATGATCGGGCCCGTCGCGCCAATCCGAGATCGGCGGATAGTAGTCGATGCCGACGGCATCGATGGCCGGATCGGCAAAGAGCGGATCGAGGGGGAAGCGCACGGAGGCGCCGCCGTCGCGGACATGCGCGCCGTACTCGGTCCAGTCGGCGGCATAGACGAGGCGCACATCGCGGCCGAGGCGGGTGCGGACCTCCGTGGCGAGGCGCCGGAGCTGCGCGACCGCCGGATAGGCACCGTCCGATCCGCGCACCCGTGTCAGGCCTACGAACTCGCTGCCGAGGACGAAGCCAACGAGCGGCGCTCCGGCCGCCGCCCAGCCGGCGGCGAGGCCGGCATAGTGCAGAATCATGGCCCGGTAACCTTGCGGCCCTTCGAAGAAGGCCGCGACCTGGTCGGCTGCGCCGCCGGTGCCGTCCGGGCTTCCGGCCCGGTCGGGAGCGGGATCGCAGGTGATGCGCCCGCGCCAAGGGTAAGCCGGCTGCGATTCACCGGGCCGGTACGGGTCCGGCAGGGTGTTGCCTGCCGGCACGTCCATCATCACGAAGGGATAGAGCACCACCGCGAGGCCGCGGCGGGTCAGCTCGGCCACCAGCCGCCCGAGCCCGGCGTCGGACGGCGTACCGCCATAGGCGGCCGTGTCACCGGAGCGGGAAACCGCCGGCGCCGCGGCACGGTTCAGCCCGGCAACGGACCAGGGCTCGCCCGTGGTCGCCTTCGCCGTCGCGTCGACCCGCGGCGTCACGGTGCAGTGCCCGGCGCGCACATCGTCGCCGAACCAGCTCGTCACGATCGAGACGCGCTTCAGCCGGGGGCACAAAGCCTGGAGCGCATCAAGCGAGGCGACGACATCGCTCGCGCCCTGGAACTGAAAACGGTTTGCCGGCTTCGTAGCGCCGAATCCGGCATCCTCGCTGACGGCGAGCGGATCGAGGCCGAACTCGGTCGAGCCCGGTATCAAGCAGACTGCACGGATCTTGCTCGCCAGCCCGGCAACGGGCCGGATCACCTCAAAGGCCAATTGCGGGATGCGGTTGCCGAAGGCGGCGAGCGGCAGATGCTCGAACACGATGTAGGCAAGCCCGCGATAGGCCGGTGCGTTGTCCGCGCCTTCCTTGGCGACGATCAGCGGATCGGGTGCCTGCGTCGCCGAGCCGGTATGGACGCGCC from Methylobacterium sp. AMS5 carries:
- a CDS encoding DUF2793 domain-containing protein, which gives rise to MADTTPSLALPLIAGGQAQKHVTHNEALALLDALVQLAVLDKDRAAPPASPAEGDRYLIVSGNPSGAWTGWAGRIARFQDGAWLSLKPLAGWTAYVADESELYTFTGSAWMPFRATIAALNNLTRLGLGTGADADNPFAAKLNKALWTALTVAEGGSGDLRYTLNKQAAGNTLSLLMQTGFSARAEIGLTGDDDFRVKVSPNGGDWFEALRIARATGRVAFPGRITVADVPVLTAQVIAGNSGPGAFPAGATRYFTNALVGSHQSEVYAAAGRRGRFRDLRVVTQDAPGAGASWTVTLQNLFTGTALTCTIAGAGSNQAADLVNSVVFEAADRWCLKIVSSSGAKPTTNILFSLLFEGLD
- a CDS encoding glycoside hydrolase/phage tail family protein; amino-acid sequence: MTTLVLQTAGQALGSALGGPIGGMIGRVAGAAGGAALDGALFGAGTSPRFVDGPRLTELGGLASTEGAPVPRVYGRARIGGTLIWATRPLEIANTTVERSSSGSKGGAGGQKTVRTAYSYFIDLAIGLCAGEIALVRRIWADGSELDLTTLNWRVHTGSATQAPDPLIVAKEGADNAPAYRGLAYIVFEHLPLAAFGNRIPQLAFEVIRPVAGLASKIRAVCLIPGSTEFGLDPLAVSEDAGFGATKPANRFQFQGASDVVASLDALQALCPRLKRVSIVTSWFGDDVRAGHCTVTPRVDATAKATTGEPWSVAGLNRAAAPAVSRSGDTAAYGGTPSDAGLGRLVAELTRRGLAVVLYPFVMMDVPAGNTLPDPYRPGESQPAYPWRGRITCDPAPDRAGSPDGTGGAADQVAAFFEGPQGYRAMILHYAGLAAGWAAAGAPLVGFVLGSEFVGLTRVRGSDGAYPAVAQLRRLATEVRTRLGRDVRLVYAADWTEYGAHVRDGGASVRFPLDPLFADPAIDAVGIDYYPPISDWRDGPDHRDAAEAANLYDRAYLKNRLGAGEAFDWYYASPEDRVAQRRTPITDGAHGKPWIYRAKDLVAWWSNPHGERSGGVETGPTAWVPGSKPIWLTEIGIPAVDRGTNGPNVFPDPKSSENAAPPFSRGGRDDLIQARGLDAILSRFDPEADGFEPAHNPVSPVYGGRMIPADDIYVWAWDARPFPAFPDFTSLWSDAANWALGHWITGRIEGLELDRLIAAILADLGIDAPLDIHAAGFLDGAVLDRPLSAREALEPLARLFNFDVSVSGGTLRIRDGRTSAPAMLDAGDLVLGEGEAAPLRRMRAQESELPRSVAIGFSDGESPDYRRATASAARPAGARRQEVRVDAAIVTRRDAVQALAETVLDAALAGRDTAAFGVSPRRIDLEPGDVVALPDGKGGTLYRIVRIDDAPTGRRIETRAVPLARPDSGPAVPVPRTGRRPPAVPGPVFALPLVLPVERGDPVPLAYLAVSADPWPGAVAVWRSSGEGAPFALHRTLEHPACLGRTLTPLPPGPLWRFDRNARLDVTLRHADGLSAIGEAAALAGGNLFAVIGADGAVEILSAARAELIGSGTWRLSGLLRGLAGSEAAAGRSAGAGSLIVRLDDGAVRPLVDRLDEAGRRFLYRVGPAERDPADPAFVSFAATADLTAFLPLRPVHLRARREASGIRFHWTRRARRDADAWEPADVPPGEDAYRLDILAEDGRILRSLSTDTTSALYASADEIADFGARRTEIDAALVPIGPIAGSGPARRARVSLRTI